The nucleotide window CTGGTGTAGCGAAATTAGACATCTAAATGAACAGCCAGCACAGCGAGGATATAACGATGATTCAGGGAAAACGCTGTCGGGTTTCATGACTAGACGTACAATTCACAACCTGCACGGGGAATCTAAGTTAATGAGGAAAAACTCCGTCTGGCTTCAGAACCTCGCGATTTCACCGAATAAACAGTCAGGCAGACACGTACACACAACTATTCGTGAAGTAAAAACTATTTCTTACTGACGGGCACAGTGAATATCCGAGCAGAGCAGGACAACGATACTCGTTTGTTCAATTTGCAGACGAAGCGGCGTCGAGCGCCCTTCCGGTCGTCAATTAACCAGGTGAGTCCACTTCCGCCCCTCAATTAAACAGGCGAGTCCACTTCCGCCCCTCAATTAAACAGGCGAGTCCACTTCCGCCCCTCAATAAAACAGGCGAGTCCACTTCCGCCCCTCAGTAAAACATGCGAGTCCACTTGCGCCCCTCAATTAACCAGGTGAGTCCACTTCCGCCCCTCAATTAAACAGCTCGCCAGTACCGTGTCCCTCCTCTCCGAtgacactcctcctcctcctcctcctccagggaAACGATCCTCAGGTTGTATAGCAACGCCAGGTCTTTTTAGAGGATAAACGGGACTGCGTATTCCGGAAACAGACGGTGTCGGTGAATACGCAGTAAAGTCATTTTTCAGTGCAGTGAATATCGGACACAATACTGATTGAGGAAAGACGCCAGCGCGTTTCTTGAGAAGCCCTTAACTCGTGAAGACCACCTTGTACAGTGGAACAACTGGTCAGTAAAGACACCTACTGGTTCATGACTAAGCTGTACAGGAAACGTTCGAGACGGGGGGTCTGAATTAATATCCCCCACAGGTTTTAAGCTCTTTTGAGTTCAAAACCGTCCGTGCTGTTAAGCAACAGCAACAGCGACAGAGCTCTGCTGCTGTGCTCTGAGCGTCCATCTTTGTGGCCTGGTGGATCGTGTTCAGGCAGGTGGGGGAGTCTCAGGTACATCACACAGCGCCCCCCGGTGGAGACTTGATGTAACCTCCACCTCCTCCTATTTCCCTGTCCTGAGGTCCGAGTAAACGGTGGTCTCGCCCTCCCTGGGGAcgccctgtcctctctggggtCCTGCTGCCGCCTCTGCGAAGTTCACAGTGGAGTAGCTGACCTCATCGCCGCCCGGAGCGCTGGGGGAGCCCTGGACCGcctgggagagggagagagagagacccccGGACAGGTCACACTCGGACACAGGGAGGAGGCTGAGCACAGCCCCGCTGGGGGGGTCTGCTCGAACCCGGGGCCGTGTTACCGTGGGCTCTGCGGGGCGGGCGCAGACAGGGAGGTCTCCGGCGACGTCCTCTCTCTCCTCGCGAGCCGCCCGGCCTGCGAATAACGAGCAGAACCAGGACTGAGGCCCAGAGCCGtgcttctgtacacagaggggggtgggggtggggaacaagctgcccagcctgcggttgaagccgataccctggcttctctccagacacagctgggtgagctcctccagtcaggacaggaggctctactgtacacagaggggggtgggggtggggaacaagctgcccagccctgtggttgaagccgataccctggcttctctccagacacagctgggtgagctcctccagtcaggacaggaggctcttctatacacagaggggggtgggggtggggaacaagctgcccagccctgtggttgaagccgataccctggcttctctccagacacagctgggtgagctcctccagtcaggacaggaggctctactgtacaaagagagtggtgggggtgtggaacaagcttaaAATCAAAGGTGACTGAGATACTCAGACTTAATAAGCAGCCACCCATCCATTGtgcttaaacaaaaaaaataaaacaggccaGAATTCAGCTCTTTCTGCACATTCTTATTTTAGAGGTGAAAGGTCAAAGGTGAACTCTGGTTTTTAAGGCTGCTGTAGGGGTACAGACCTGtcaccttcctcctcctcctcttcatcGTGACGACAGCGACAAGCACCAGCAGGACGCAGAGGACAGCGGCTACTGGCACAAGAACTTTCACCAGGAAATCGTCCTCTGTGAGAAACAATGAATCAGGATTAAACGGGAATCAAACACCGAATTAACACCCTAAGAATTAATACCCTACCTGTGAGGAGACTGGTGTAGGTATCAGGTCTGTTTCACTCTCACAATAATACCCTACCTGTGAGGTGAATGGTGTAGGTATCaggtctgtctcactctcacaatAATACCCTACCTGTGAGGAGACTGGTGTAGGTATCaggtctgtctcactctcacaatAATACCCTACCTGTGAGGAGACTGGTGTAGGTATCAGGTCTGTTTCACTCTCACAATAATACCCTACCTGTGAGGAGACTGGTGTAGGTATCaggtctgtctcactctcacaatAATACCCTACCTGTGAGGAGACTGGTGTAGGTATCaggtctgtctcactctcacaatAATACCCTACCTGTGAGGAGACTGGTGTAGGTATCaggtctgtctcactctcacaatAATACCCTACCTGTGAGGAGACTGGTGTAGGTATCAGGTCTGTTTCACTCTCACAATAATACCCTACCTGTGAGGAGACTGGTGTAGGTATCaggtctgtctcactctcacaatAATACCCTACCTGTGAGGAGACTGGTGTAGGTATCAGGTCTGTTTCACTCTCACAATAATACCCTACCTGTGAGGTGAATGGTGTAGGTATCAGAGGTCTTcatcactcctctctctctcagtacacaTGTCCTGTTCCTCATGTGGTCTGAACTCTGCAGCTTCATTGACAAGCTGCTGAAATATCTGTCCTGGCTGATGTCCACTGTGTCCAAATGGTCACTCTCCCAGGTCACTTGGACATCAGCAGGTTTCCCAGCACAGCTTTGAAATCCTCCCCCACAGTCCAGACCACACTGGAGAGTGAGGACTGTGTCTGTCTTCAATCCTCCAGAGGGACTGGCAGAGACTGCAGAATGACATCACATGTGTCTTCAGCACAGGAACAGACACTGTTTCACACACTGACATGATCAATGAGTCCAGACAGCAGATCAGAGCACAggaaggacagacagagagacagaggacctGCAGATTCCTGACTGGACTCATCaggaccagcactgggctggagagacagaggggacagTTAATGGAGACTGactgaaacacagagacacgTCCTCAGGTCCTCAGACTTACTGGACAGCAGGTAAAGATCAACAGTGGTGCGTCCAGGAAGAAAATAATGTCCATTGATATTCTGCTCACAGAGGTACTGTCCAATGTCCTGAGTGTTGAGACTGTGGATGTGTAGAGACCAGTCAGACCCCACACTCATTCTCTGGGCTCTTTCTGGGTCTCTGACTGTGATCTGCTGTTTTCCGTTTATTATTTTGATTCGCTTGGATTTGTAAAGAAAATCCCACTCAAAAAAATATGCTTGATTGTCTCTGGACCCCTGACAGGACATGATGACTGACCCCCCCACAGTGGAGAACAGAGTCACACCTGAGGAGAGAAAATAACAACAGTAACACCtgacaccaccacacctcccactgtgtctcctttcacATCTGACACAACAcacctcccactgtgtctcctttcactgctgacaccaccacacctcccactgtgtctcctttcactgctgacaccaccacacctcccactgtgtctcctttcactCCTGACACTACAACACttcccactgtgtctcctttcactGCTGATACCACAAcacctcccactgtgtctcctttcactgctgacaccaccacacctcccatTGTGTCTCCTTTCACACCTGACACCACAAAacctcccactgtgtctcctctcactgCTGACATCACCACAACACCCACTATGTCTCCTCTCACTCCTGACACCACACACttcccactgtgtctcctttcacacctgaaaccacacacctcccactgtgtctcctctcactcCTGATATCACAACACcactcactgtgtctcctttcacACATTTACACCTCTCTATGTACTAAGTACAATACTAACCCAACTGTTATCAGATCTGTTCttgctgttatttaaaaaacaactgcaGTCTAATCAGAATCAAAGAGGTTAGAAGCCTGAAATGTCAGCAATTAATAAGATTTAATGTATTATTAGATACATTTAAGGAAGTTAACAAAACTGTCTCCATTACTGAACTGTTGTCTTTAAGAAGGACACACACTGTTGTGTCTCCATACCTGAACTGCTGTCTTTAAGAAGTACACACACTGTTGTGCCTCCATTACTGAACTGCTGTCTTTAAGAAGTACACACACTGTTGTGTCTCCATTACTGAACTGCTGTCTTTAAGAAGtacacacactgctgtgtcTCCATTACTGAACTGCTGTCTTTAAGAAGGACACACACTGTTGTGTCTCTATTACTGATCTGCTGTCTTTAAGaagtacacacacactgttgtGTTTCCATTTCTGAACTGCTGTCTTTAAGAAGTACACACACTGTTGTGTCTCCATTACTGAACTGCTGTCTTTAagaaggacacacacacacactgttgtGTCTCCATTACTGAACTGCTGTCTTTAagaaggacacacacacactgttgtGTCTCCATTACTGAACTGCTGTCTTTAAGAAGTACACAAACTGTTGTGTCTCCATAACTTAACTACTATCTTTAAGAAATACACACACATTGTTGTGTCTCCATTACTGAACTGCTGTCTTTAAGAAGTACACACACTGTTGTGTTTCCATTACTGAACTGCTGTCTTTAAgaagtacacacacacactgttgtGTCTCCATTACTGAACTGCTGTCTTTAAgaagtacacacacacactgttgtGTCTCCATTATTGAACTGCTGTCTTTAagaaggacacacacacactgttgtGTTTCCATTACTGAACTACTGTCTTTAAGaagtacacacacactgttgtGTCTCCATTACTGAACTGCTGTCTTTAAgaagtacacacacacagtgttgCACAATGTAACAGATGACACAGTCTTTCCTTTCTGAATACTCCACTGCTGTtgtcactcactcacacacactgttgcACAACGGAGAAGCCATTACTGCACAGCTCTGTATCACATTAAAcacgcacacaaacacacagctgAACACACTtgtacacacagagagacacactccCTTTAGTGTGTActcccaacacacacacacactcacacactcacactgagactgacccacacacacactcacacactcacactgagactgacacacacacacactcacactgagactgacccacacacacactcacacacacacacacactcacactgagactgacccacacacacacacacacacacactgttgtGTCTCCATTACTGAACTACTGTCTTTAagaaggacacacacactgttgtGTCTCCATTTCTGAACTGCTGTCTTTAagaaggacacacacactgttgtGTCTCCATTACTGAACTGCTGTCTTTAAGAAGTATACACACACAGTGTTGCACAATGTAACAGATGACACAGTCTTTCCTTTCTGAATACTCCACTGCTGTcgtcactcactcacacacactgttgcACAGCGGAGAAGCCATTACTGCACAGCTCTGTATCACATTAAAcacgcacacaaacacacagcagaACACACTtgtacacacagagagacacactccCTTTAGTGTGTActcccaacacacacacacactcacacactcacactgagactgacccacacacacactcacacactcacactgagactgacacacacacacactcacactgagactgacccacacacacactcacactcacacacactcacacacactcacacacagtcacagctgTGGTCTCATCTTACCCTTCTCTCCCAGCGTGTGACcccagaaagagagagagaccagCAGACAGAAGACGGGGAGCCCCATTTCCTCACTGACACGTCTCCTCCGAGCGCCGGAGCAGAAGACAGGAGGAGGAGACGGACGCCGAGATTGGCCAACTCCGGGGCAGGAAGTGGAGAGCAGCACTTCCTGTGTTGCTCCAGGAGCAGCCCCAGCCCCTGACTCTCACTGACAGGCAGGCCGGCGGGAGACCGGCCAAGACACTGGCCACATCTGGGGTCTGTCCTGCCCCCTGAGGAGCAGCCCAGTCCACTGGCCCCCCAGACTCAGACTCTGGGCCCCCCCCACAGCCATCGCTCGTGTGAGAGCGACTTCCTGCAGCGAGAGGGGGGCCCCCCGGGGGGCCGACCACATCGCTCACGAGCCTCGCTGGGCCGGAGAGACCCAGAGCCGGGCTGGGGTGGGACGAGGCCCCGAGCTGGGTCCACACTGGggttgaacttgaacttgaacttgaacttgaactttattgccgtatgtaaccggtactggtacaatggaattcttacttacagaaagtctctcgattgtaaaacaagtgtaaaaaacaaaacaaagtgcaaacagtgcatcaagacaatgtacaaacaaacagtagacaatgtgcaagtaaacatgcagacagtttgaatgtaaacagtacagacgtgtaaacactgactggagacgtacaataaataaattacaatgaggtagatggtgatggtgtaggtgtggtccgagggggatggctaaatgtgttcgccagtctcactgcttgtggatagaagctattgaagaatctggtggtcagtgtccgtatgctcttgtatctcttgcctgagggcagtggggtgaagagctcatgcccggggtggtgactgtcctctgtgatggccagaattctaccacggcaacggtcctcatagagctggtTGGGGCTGGAATCGGGGCGGGACTGTCTCTGGAGCTGGGCTGGGGTCCGGTCTGGGGGGCACGCTCATGTGACACCAATCACAGCAGGTGAATCCATTGAACACAGCAGATCACTATTTAGTAACGGCATCATTGATTATAATACATTCCTGTAACAACAGAACATCACATCTCCTTGGTGGCCCTGTACAATGTCTTGCGTGAGGAATGtgaccccagcctgctctccatgagacacacagacagggagagaagctgggggtcagagtgcagggtcggctactgtacagcgcccctggagcagttggggtgagaATCAGACGAGCTGTATCGAGCGACCAATGAGGAGACAACCAGTTCACACGGTAATCTGCCAGGGACCAGTTTATTCAACAAGACCTCCAGTGAGCACCCAGCAACATTAACATCCGGTCCAGCAGTCTGTCCTGTGAATATCCAGTCCAGTGATTCACCAGTGGCACGGATATCCCCTTCAGTTCCTAGTCAGCAGAGCGAACAGGCAGTCCAGTGGATACAGTTCTGTCAGCTGTCGACTCAAACAACAAGCAGTTCAGTGGATTACTGTAGGGTCATGTGACCTGCGAACACTCAGTCCAGTGAATATCCAGTACAAGAGACAGTCAGTCCAGTGACAATACAGTGCAGTGAATGTCCGGTCCAGTAAATATCCAATCCCATAGACAGTCAATCCAGTGACAATACAGTGCAGTGAATGTCCAGTCCAGTGAATATCCAATCCCATAGACAGTCAGTCCAGTGATAATACAGTGCAGTGAATGTCCAGTCCAGTGAATATCCAGTCCAAGAGACAGTCAGTCCAGTGATAATACAGTGCAGTGAATGTCCAGTCCAGTGAATATCCAGTCCAAGAGACAGTCAGTCCAGTGATAATACAGTGCAGTGAATGTCCAGTCCAGTGAATATCCAGTCCAAGAGACAGTCAGTCCAGTGACAATACAGTGCAGTGAATGTCCGGTCCAGTAAATATCCAATCCCATAGACAGTCAATCCAGTGACAATACAGTGCAGTGAATGTCCAGTCCAGTGAATATGCATCAACATTAATATCCAGTTCAACAGTCTGTGCTGTGATTTTGCAGTCCAATGATCATTCCTGTGATCCAGTGGTCACTCCACTGATCCAGCTGGGAGGATAGTCATTTCAGGGAAGACCAGTTCAGAGAGCAAGTTGTCCAATCTGTTACCTGAGGGCGATATGACCTGTAATAGCCAGTCCAGTGGATATCCAGTCCAGTGGGATCCCAGTCTGTGGGATAGTCAATCCAGTGGATATCCAGTCCAGTGCAGTGGGATCCCAGCCTGTGGGATCGTCAGTCCAGTGGATATCCAGTCCAGTGCAGTGGGATCCCAGTCTGTGGGATAGTCAGTCCAGTGGATATCCAGTCACTGGTTTGATTCAGCACTTTTCCCAGCTGTTGGTTTTTCAGACAATATTCCTTTAATTCCTCAAAAGCAGGGAATGACAGAGGGGAATTTATGAAGAGCTTCAAGCAGACACACAGGAACTATTCTCTCTCAGCACTAGGGGGAGGAGGGAACGGTTAGAAGGACGGACAGGAAGTCAGCGCTGCGGCTGGAGCTCAATCCCCGGTGACACTTCCTCTGCAGGGAGAATAAGATGAGGCTTCATTCAGGAGGAAGAGGATGGATATTGACGAAAACAGTCATGTTTGACAAATATTTCTACAAACTCTGCAGCACAGATGCAGACATCGAAGCTGGTCACGGTCATGGTTTATAAATTATTAGTTCAGTATGAAGGATCTGACAAATCAAGAGACTATTTCTATTGAAACAGAAACACAGCGGCCATTCTGCACCGATAGACCACTGCtctgttactggagtttacagcctgtggacggacctgctctagactgactccactgctctgtttctggagtttacagcctgtggacggacctgctctagactgactccactgctctattactggagtttacagtctgtggacagacctgctctagactgactccactgctctgttactggagtttacagtctgtggacagacctgctctagactgactccactgctctgttactggagtttacagcctgtggacagacctgctctagactgactccactgctctgttactggagtttacagcctgtggacagacctgctctagactgactccactgctctgttactggagtttacagcctACGGACAGACCTGCTGTAGACTGACACCACTGCtctgttactggagtttacagcctgtggacagacctgctctagactgactccactgctctgttactggagtttacagcctgtggacagacctgctctagactgactccactgctctattactggagtttacagtctgtggacagacctgctctagactgactccactgctctgttactggagtttacagtctgtggacagacctgctctagactgactccactgctctgttactggagtttacagcctgtggacagacctgctctagactgactccactgctctgttactggagtttacagcctgtggacagatctgctctagactgactccactgctctgttactggagtttacagcctACGGACAGACCTGCTGTTGACTGACACCACTGCtctgttactggagtttacagcctgtggacagacctgctctagactgactccactgctctgttactggagtttacagcctgtggacagacctgctctagactgactccactgctccgttactggagtttacagcctgtggacagacctgctctagaatgactccactgctctgttactggagtttacagcctgtggacagacctgctctagactgactccactgctctATTACTGGAGCttacagcctgtggacagacctgctctagactgactccactgctccgttactggagtttacagcctgtggacagacctgctctagactgactccactgctccgttactggagtttacagcctgtggacggacctgctctagactgactccactgctccgttactggagtttacagcctgtggacggacctgctctagactgactccactgctccgttactggagtttacagcctgtggacagacctgctctagactgactccactgctctgttactggagtttacagcctgtggacggacctgctctagactgactccactgctctgttactggagtttacagcctgtggacagacctgctctagactCTCCACTGAtctgttactggagtttacagcctgtggacagacctgctctagactgactccactgctctgttactggagtttacagcctgtggacagacctgctctagactgactccactgctccgttactggagtttacagcctgtggacagacctgctctagactgactccactgctgcgttactggagtttacagcctgtggacagacctgctctagactgactccactgctctgttactggagtttacagcctgtgaacagacctgctctagactgactccactgctctgttactggagtttacagcctgtgaacagacctgctctagactgactccactgctctctcactggagtttacagcctgtggacagacctgctctagactgactccactgctctgttactggagtttacagcctgtggacagacctgctctagactgactccactgctctgttactggagtttacagcctgtggacagacctgctctagactgactccactgctctgttactggagtttacagtctgtggacagacctgctctagactgactccactgctccgttactggagtttacagcttgtggacagacctgctctagactgactccactgctctgttactggagtttacagcttgtggacagacctgctctagactgagtccactgctctgttactggagtttacagcctgtggacagacctgctctagaATGACTCCACTGCTCcgttactggagtttacagcctgtggacagacctgctctagactgactccactgctctgttactggagtttacagcctgtgaacagacctgctctagactgactccactgctctctcactggagtttacagcctgtggacagacctgctctagactgactccactgctctgttactggagtttacagcctgtggacagacctgctctagactgactccactgctctgttactggagtttacagtctgtggacagacctgctctagactgactccactgctccgttactggagtttacagcttgtggacagacctgctctagactgagtccactgctctgttactggagtttacagcctgtggacagacctgctctagactgactccactgctctgttactggagtttacagcctctggacagacctgctctagactCTCCACTGAtctgttactggagtttacagcctgtggacagacctgctctagactgactccactgctctgttactggagtttacagcctgtggacagacctgctctagactgactccactgctccgttactggagtttacagcctgtggacagacctgctctagactgactccactgctgcgttactggagtttacagcctgtggacagacctgctctagactgactccactgctctgttactggagtttacagcctgtgaacagacctgctctagactgactccactgctctgttactggagtttacagcctgtgaacagacctgctctagactgactccactgctctctcactggagtttacagcctgtggacagacctgctctagactgactccactgctctgttactggagtttacagcctgtggacagacctgctctagactgactccactgctctgttactggagtttacagtctgtggacagacctgcttagactgactccactgctccgttactggagtttacagcctgtggacagacctgctctagactgagtccactgctctgttactggagtttacagaCTGTGaacagacctgctctagactgactccactgctctgttactggagtttacagcctgtggacagacctgctctagactgactccactgatctgttactggagtttacagcctgtggacagacctgctctagactgactccactgctctgttactggagtttacagcctgtggacagacctgctctagactgacACCACTGCTCcgttactggagtttacagcctgtggacagacctgctctagactgactccactgctgcgt belongs to Lepisosteus oculatus isolate fLepOcu1 chromosome 14, fLepOcu1.hap2, whole genome shotgun sequence and includes:
- the LOC107076156 gene encoding uncharacterized protein, translating into MGLPVFCLLVSLSFWGHTLGEKGVTLFSTVGGSVIMSCQGSRDNQAYFFEWDFLYKSKRIKIINGKQQITVRDPERAQRMSVGSDWSLHIHSLNTQDIGQYLCEQNINGHYFLPGRTTVDLYLLSISASPSGGLKTDTVLTLQCGLDCGGGFQSCAGKPADVQVTWESDHLDTVDISQDRYFSSLSMKLQSSDHMRNRTCVLRERGVMKTSDTYTIHLTEDDFLVKVLVPVAAVLCVLLVLVAVVTMKRRRRKVTGRAAREEREDVAGDLPVCARPAEPTAVQGSPSAPGGDEVSYSTVNFAEAAAGPQRGQGVPREGETTVYSDLRTGK